The following are encoded in a window of Fibrobacter sp. UWB13 genomic DNA:
- a CDS encoding ATP-dependent DNA helicase RecG translates to MDLSNLPGLGPKRLEKLNKSGLSTIADLLYNIPRTYLDQTKVSKIADLHDGDRAVVIGIITRAGIVKGRMSRFMAVLTDGSAEISLLFFRGTRFIANRVKPGTRWLVSGTVGSYRGLQLVHPDMQPFDEGEAFNGQILPVYPISEVCREAKMEQRFFRNLYKTIFNFPGLTLPNACPRELTDYLHFAPVMDNLRTLHMPKDFDSIYKAKRELKILELLPFCLRMVKRRENQKIRGHERQIDLGNVMAAKARLPFQLTAGQDAALNTIIDGLNGKKQFHALLQGDVGCGKTVVAMLAIMAVCGAGEQCALMVPTDILARQHFKSLKPFFDAAGIRVHLLVGATPAAEKKVILGELQMGLCNVVIGTHALFSKDVFFAKLGLVIIDEQHRFGVSQREALLAKGDYPDMLVMSATPIPRSLAMTLYGDLKVISIKEKPAGRKPIKTRLVNAAKRESMKQFICKEAAGGNLCYWIASRVNADGSDSTDESNARSVDDIVNEMRAFIAAFGHTDVSIAKLKVAGVHGQMDDTQRDEIIKQFAAGEIQILVATTVIEVGVNVPAANLMVIDQPDRFGLAQLHQLRGRVGRGNQEAWCFLMTPEGEAAETSMERLSQFAATEDGFEIAELDLKTRGAGNLEGNEQSGAWVFRWFDWIHDQELISQTLERAEHILKDGSAFNETAKEKIQTWYNEKPSANEDGVH, encoded by the coding sequence ATGGATTTATCGAACCTGCCCGGACTTGGTCCCAAGAGACTTGAAAAGCTGAACAAGTCCGGCTTAAGCACCATAGCCGATCTTTTATACAACATTCCGCGCACCTACCTCGACCAGACCAAGGTTTCAAAGATTGCAGACTTACACGATGGCGATCGCGCGGTCGTGATTGGGATTATCACGCGCGCAGGGATAGTCAAAGGGCGCATGTCGCGCTTTATGGCAGTCCTCACGGATGGTTCCGCCGAAATTTCGCTTTTATTTTTCCGCGGCACACGATTCATCGCAAACCGCGTGAAGCCGGGAACACGTTGGCTTGTTTCGGGTACGGTCGGTTCGTACCGCGGGCTGCAATTGGTGCATCCGGACATGCAGCCATTCGACGAAGGCGAAGCATTTAACGGACAAATTCTCCCCGTCTACCCGATTAGCGAAGTTTGCCGTGAAGCCAAAATGGAACAGCGGTTCTTCCGCAATTTGTACAAGACGATTTTCAATTTTCCGGGACTCACGCTCCCGAACGCTTGCCCGCGCGAGCTCACGGACTATTTGCACTTTGCACCTGTGATGGACAATCTCCGTACGCTCCACATGCCGAAAGATTTTGATTCCATTTACAAGGCGAAGCGCGAGCTCAAGATTTTGGAGCTTTTGCCGTTTTGCCTGCGCATGGTGAAGCGCCGCGAAAATCAAAAGATTCGCGGGCATGAACGCCAGATTGATTTGGGGAACGTGATGGCAGCGAAAGCGCGCCTCCCGTTCCAACTGACCGCCGGTCAGGACGCGGCGCTGAATACAATCATTGACGGTCTCAATGGCAAAAAGCAGTTCCACGCACTGTTGCAGGGCGACGTGGGCTGCGGAAAGACCGTCGTTGCCATGCTCGCCATTATGGCGGTCTGCGGAGCAGGCGAACAATGCGCTTTGATGGTCCCGACTGACATTCTCGCCCGCCAGCATTTCAAATCGCTCAAGCCGTTCTTTGATGCGGCTGGTATCCGCGTGCATCTGCTTGTCGGGGCAACTCCCGCCGCCGAAAAGAAGGTGATTCTCGGTGAACTCCAGATGGGGCTTTGCAACGTTGTCATCGGAACGCACGCGCTCTTTAGCAAAGATGTTTTCTTTGCAAAGCTCGGGCTCGTGATTATCGACGAACAGCACCGTTTCGGCGTGAGCCAGCGCGAAGCGCTGCTCGCCAAAGGCGACTACCCCGACATGCTCGTCATGAGCGCTACGCCGATTCCGCGAAGCCTCGCGATGACGCTTTACGGCGATTTAAAAGTCATCAGCATCAAGGAAAAGCCGGCAGGCCGTAAGCCTATCAAGACGCGTCTCGTGAACGCCGCAAAGCGCGAATCGATGAAGCAGTTTATTTGCAAGGAAGCCGCCGGCGGAAATCTTTGCTACTGGATTGCAAGCCGCGTGAACGCCGATGGCTCAGACAGCACCGACGAAAGCAACGCCCGCAGTGTCGATGACATCGTGAACGAAATGCGTGCCTTTATCGCCGCCTTCGGCCACACCGATGTGAGCATTGCAAAGCTCAAAGTTGCAGGCGTCCACGGTCAAATGGACGACACGCAAAGAGACGAAATCATCAAGCAGTTTGCAGCAGGCGAAATCCAGATTCTAGTTGCTACAACCGTTATCGAAGTCGGCGTGAACGTCCCTGCCGCAAATCTCATGGTCATCGACCAGCCAGACCGATTCGGTCTAGCGCAGCTTCACCAGCTGCGCGGCCGCGTAGGCCGTGGCAATCAAGAAGCCTGGTGCTTCTTGATGACACCCGAAGGCGAAGCCGCCGAAACGAGCATGGAGCGCCTCTCGCAATTTGCCGCTACCGAAGACGGCTTTGAGATTGCAGAACTCGACCTGAAAACTCGCGGCGCCGGAAACCTCGAAGGCAACGAACAGAGCGGAGCCTGGGTATTCCGCTGGTTCGACTGGATTCACGACCAGGAGCTCATTTCGCAAACGCTCGAACGAGCAGAACACATATTAAAAGACGGTTCCGCATTCAACGAAACCGCCAAAGAAAAAATCCAAACCTGGTACAACGAGAAGCCCTCGGCAAACGAGGACGGTGTCCATTAA
- a CDS encoding MlaD family protein, protein MKLSDRALGYISFIVFACIFGGISFGMWAAHQNVRQTAIVDFNELGSLQPEDPVVLRGYRVGTIGSVTWLKDRSRVVIHFTEPLKLREGTQFNNVNYALMGQRRLEIIPSKTGTLMPENHVFQGHFEPGIAETLRLIENVNEQLEAVQKTILLLAQGDSSHKSAPEIYEEAMHSIEDIFAHTEKTVGTLGPKMIKLFKQMNSSSKALTKTALQADTAIKTATATVNEKLSLVDSVVISLTENAKKTNDVITSIENGIDSETLLQSKELVEKINDIIASLNSAVQAIDTKNLGFKDKDGKPIKLITWKNMNIIGDNARDKARKRLEEAKAQQEQKKAGK, encoded by the coding sequence ATGAAACTTTCGGACAGAGCGCTTGGTTATATTTCTTTCATTGTATTTGCCTGCATTTTTGGCGGCATTTCTTTTGGCATGTGGGCGGCGCATCAGAACGTACGCCAAACGGCGATAGTCGATTTTAACGAGCTTGGCTCTTTGCAACCCGAAGATCCCGTGGTATTGCGCGGCTACCGAGTCGGCACTATCGGAAGCGTCACCTGGCTCAAAGACCGCTCCCGCGTCGTCATTCACTTTACCGAACCGCTCAAGCTCCGCGAAGGTACACAATTCAATAACGTAAACTACGCACTCATGGGGCAACGCCGTCTCGAAATCATCCCGTCAAAGACGGGAACCCTCATGCCAGAGAACCACGTGTTCCAAGGGCATTTTGAACCAGGCATTGCAGAAACGTTGCGCCTCATCGAAAACGTAAACGAACAACTCGAAGCTGTACAGAAGACGATTCTGCTGCTCGCCCAGGGAGATTCTTCACACAAGTCCGCCCCGGAAATTTATGAAGAAGCCATGCACTCCATCGAGGACATTTTTGCCCACACCGAAAAGACGGTCGGCACGCTCGGTCCCAAGATGATCAAGCTCTTCAAGCAAATGAATTCTTCGAGCAAGGCGCTGACCAAGACCGCACTCCAAGCAGATACTGCCATCAAGACGGCTACTGCAACAGTGAACGAAAAACTCTCGCTCGTCGACTCTGTCGTCATTTCGCTTACAGAAAACGCAAAGAAGACAAACGATGTTATCACGAGCATCGAAAACGGAATCGATTCCGAAACACTTTTGCAATCCAAGGAACTTGTAGAAAAAATCAACGACATTATCGCAAGCCTCAACAGTGCCGTGCAAGCTATCGACACGAAGAATCTTGGATTCAAGGATAAAGACGGCAAGCCGATTAAGCTGATTACCTGGAAAAACATGAACATCATCGGTGATAACGCCCGCGACAAAGCTCGCAAGCGTTTAGAAGAAGCCAAGGCGCAACAAGAACAAAAGAAAGCAGGCAAGTAA
- a CDS encoding CatB-related O-acetyltransferase, giving the protein MPNTLPDPMTVHPIAGYDKEIYVKPTLKNPQIVVGDFTYIADSDFESHVTHLYPWNDDKLIVGKFCQIAAGVEFVMNGANHQMNAVSTFPFYTLQGWNMAPPAKENLPLKGDTVIGNDVWIGQNAVILPGVHIGDGAIIGANAVVGSDVEPYTIVAGNPAQYIRNRFDEELTMLLLKWKWWDKSVEEINALIPVITNPDLNFVKAKIKQFLAEV; this is encoded by the coding sequence ATGCCAAATACACTCCCTGATCCGATGACGGTCCACCCGATTGCTGGGTACGACAAGGAAATTTACGTGAAGCCGACGCTCAAGAATCCGCAGATTGTCGTGGGCGATTTCACCTACATTGCCGATAGCGATTTCGAGAGTCACGTGACGCATCTTTATCCGTGGAATGACGACAAGTTAATTGTCGGAAAATTCTGCCAAATCGCGGCAGGGGTGGAGTTCGTGATGAATGGTGCGAACCATCAGATGAATGCGGTTTCGACGTTCCCGTTTTACACATTGCAGGGCTGGAATATGGCGCCTCCTGCTAAAGAAAATTTGCCACTCAAGGGCGATACGGTAATTGGGAACGATGTGTGGATTGGGCAGAACGCTGTGATTTTGCCGGGTGTGCATATTGGCGATGGTGCCATCATAGGAGCGAATGCGGTCGTGGGGAGCGATGTGGAGCCCTATACGATTGTGGCGGGTAACCCGGCGCAGTATATCCGCAACCGTTTCGACGAGGAACTGACGATGCTTTTGCTCAAGTGGAAATGGTGGGATAAGTCCGTCGAAGAAATTAATGCGCTCATTCCGGTAATTACGAACCCGGACTTGAATTTCGTCAAGGCTAAAATTAAACAGTTTTTGGCGGAAGTTTAG
- a CDS encoding ABC transporter permease — translation MLHVFKHELRLIFRDPRFWIPFIIPPMILAASQAIAVSRYGGEIMQGMESYMMLLLGCLMAPMGAPLAGDSFAGERERNSLELLQLSPIAPAKLFWGKLFAILPFPLVFALLAQLGYWFSHSEITVTAAVASMLGALSAVLLTTAFSLMVSLRVKTVRAATHMTLFFIIPLLLLVQLGHEAFLSNLFVPLIVLTVSMIVSLAVTFAGMRKFVSL, via the coding sequence ATGCTCCACGTTTTTAAACACGAACTTCGACTGATTTTCAGGGATCCGCGTTTCTGGATTCCGTTCATCATCCCGCCGATGATTCTCGCGGCGAGCCAGGCGATTGCTGTGTCGCGTTACGGTGGCGAAATTATGCAGGGCATGGAAAGCTACATGATGCTTTTGCTCGGCTGTCTGATGGCTCCGATGGGCGCTCCTTTGGCGGGTGACAGTTTTGCGGGCGAGCGCGAACGCAATTCGCTGGAACTTTTACAGCTCTCTCCGATTGCGCCGGCGAAACTGTTTTGGGGCAAACTGTTTGCGATTCTTCCATTCCCGCTGGTGTTTGCGCTTTTGGCGCAGCTTGGTTACTGGTTTTCTCATTCCGAAATTACGGTAACTGCGGCGGTGGCTTCGATGCTTGGAGCACTTTCGGCGGTGCTGTTGACGACTGCGTTTTCTCTGATGGTTTCGCTTCGTGTTAAAACCGTCCGTGCAGCGACCCACATGACGCTTTTTTTCATTATTCCGCTTCTGTTGCTTGTACAACTTGGTCACGAAGCTTTTTTGAGCAATTTATTTGTGCCGCTGATTGTGTTGACTGTTTCTATGATTGTTAGCCTTGCAGTCACTTTTGCGGGCATGCGCAAGTTCGTGAGTTTGTAG
- a CDS encoding flavodoxin has protein sequence MRKIVLILLMFLIGVSMAAEKKILVAYFSHIGENVSVGTIIKGNTEIIAEMIAEKTGATLLRVMPETEYPRTYDECLSAAKKDRAENARPAIKPVEVNPEEFDEIYIGYPVWLNDMPMLMYTFLEKYNLKGKLVHPFVTHEGSGLSAIAKLKKAATGAVVTKGLSIYGHIAQNNRKKAQKDVDKWLKFLGVL, from the coding sequence ATGCGTAAAATAGTCTTAATTCTATTGATGTTTCTCATTGGTGTATCCATGGCGGCCGAAAAGAAAATCCTCGTCGCCTATTTTTCCCATATTGGCGAAAACGTCAGCGTCGGTACAATTATCAAAGGTAATACCGAAATCATTGCCGAGATGATTGCGGAAAAGACGGGCGCTACGCTTTTGCGCGTGATGCCAGAAACGGAATACCCCAGGACCTATGATGAATGCCTCAGTGCAGCGAAAAAGGATCGCGCAGAAAATGCACGCCCGGCGATTAAGCCTGTGGAAGTGAATCCCGAGGAGTTTGATGAAATTTATATTGGTTATCCAGTGTGGTTGAACGATATGCCTATGCTGATGTATACTTTCCTTGAAAAGTATAATCTGAAAGGAAAGTTGGTTCATCCGTTCGTGACGCATGAGGGGAGTGGTCTTTCTGCCATTGCAAAACTGAAAAAGGCTGCAACGGGAGCTGTTGTGACGAAAGGTCTTTCTATCTATGGGCATATTGCTCAGAATAATCGTAAAAAAGCTCAGAAGGATGTGGATAAGTGGTTAAAATTTCTCGGTGTGCTTTAG
- the ettA gene encoding energy-dependent translational throttle protein EttA, with protein sequence MAEQNKAEKFVFYMYKMTKSYPPNKEVLKDISLSFYYGAKIGIIGQNGAGKSTLLRIMAGIDKEFQGEAWIEPGRTAGYLPQEPQLDPNLTVKENVMQAVAKKQAVLDRFNEISMKFAEPMEDDEMNKLLDEQAKLQDIIDAQDLWSLDRNIEIAMDALRCPPGDWPVTNLSGGEKRRVALCRLLLEEPDLLLLDEPTNHLDAETVAWLERHLREYKGSVILVTHDRYFLDNVTNWILEIDRGRGIPWEGNYAQWLDQKLERMKNEEKGESDRQKRLAREQEWVKQSPKARQAKSKARLKAYEELLAEDSKEQIKVAQIHIANGKRLGDVVIQAEHLQKAFGEKVLFDDLNFSLPRSGIVGIIGPNGAGKTTLFKMIMGQEKPDGGTLKIGETVEIISMEQGRESLDDSKTVWESITGGNDEILVGDRKMNGRAYCGLFNFTGAAQQKKLSQLSGGERNRVLMAKNLQKPGNLLFLDEPTNDLDIETLQALEQAILKFAGCAVIISHDRWFLDRIATHILAYEGDSKVVWFEGNWSEYEADRRKRLGEDADNPKPIKYKTLKRD encoded by the coding sequence ATGGCCGAACAAAACAAAGCAGAAAAATTCGTTTTCTACATGTACAAAATGACCAAGTCCTATCCGCCTAACAAAGAGGTGCTGAAGGACATTTCTTTGAGCTTCTACTATGGCGCAAAGATTGGTATTATCGGCCAGAATGGTGCCGGTAAGTCTACGCTCCTCCGCATCATGGCGGGCATTGACAAGGAATTCCAGGGCGAAGCTTGGATTGAACCGGGTCGCACCGCAGGCTACTTGCCGCAGGAACCGCAGCTTGACCCGAACTTGACCGTCAAGGAAAATGTGATGCAGGCCGTCGCTAAAAAGCAGGCTGTACTTGACCGCTTCAACGAAATTTCCATGAAGTTTGCTGAACCGATGGAAGACGACGAGATGAACAAGCTCCTCGACGAACAGGCAAAGCTTCAGGATATCATCGACGCTCAGGACTTGTGGAGCCTCGACCGCAACATTGAAATTGCAATGGACGCTCTCCGCTGCCCGCCGGGCGATTGGCCGGTGACAAACCTTTCTGGTGGTGAAAAGCGCCGCGTGGCTCTCTGCCGCTTGCTCCTCGAAGAACCGGATTTGTTGCTCTTGGATGAACCGACGAACCACTTGGATGCCGAAACGGTTGCATGGCTTGAACGCCACCTCCGCGAATACAAGGGTTCTGTGATTCTCGTGACGCATGATCGTTACTTCCTTGACAACGTAACGAACTGGATTTTGGAAATTGACCGCGGTCGCGGCATTCCTTGGGAAGGCAATTACGCCCAGTGGCTTGACCAAAAGCTTGAACGCATGAAGAACGAAGAAAAGGGTGAATCTGACCGTCAGAAGCGCCTCGCTCGCGAACAGGAATGGGTCAAGCAGAGTCCGAAGGCTCGCCAAGCAAAGAGTAAGGCTCGTCTCAAGGCTTACGAAGAACTCTTGGCCGAAGATTCCAAGGAACAGATCAAGGTGGCTCAGATCCACATTGCAAACGGCAAGCGCTTGGGCGATGTCGTCATTCAGGCGGAACATTTGCAGAAGGCCTTTGGCGAAAAGGTGCTGTTTGACGATTTGAATTTCAGCTTGCCGCGCTCGGGCATCGTGGGCATTATCGGTCCGAATGGTGCTGGTAAAACGACTTTGTTCAAGATGATCATGGGCCAGGAAAAGCCGGATGGCGGTACGCTCAAGATTGGCGAAACTGTCGAAATCATCAGTATGGAACAGGGCCGCGAAAGCTTGGACGATTCCAAGACGGTTTGGGAATCCATCACGGGTGGCAATGACGAAATCTTGGTGGGCGACCGCAAGATGAATGGCCGTGCTTACTGCGGTCTCTTCAATTTCACGGGTGCAGCCCAGCAGAAGAAACTCTCGCAGCTCTCTGGTGGTGAACGCAACCGCGTGCTCATGGCAAAGAACTTGCAGAAGCCGGGCAACCTCTTGTTCCTCGACGAACCGACGAACGATTTGGACATCGAAACATTGCAGGCTCTCGAACAGGCTATCCTTAAGTTCGCAGGCTGCGCTGTGATTATCTCGCATGACCGCTGGTTCCTTGACCGTATTGCAACGCACATCCTCGCTTACGAAGGTGATTCGAAGGTCGTGTGGTTCGAAGGCAACTGGAGCGAATACGAAGCTGATCGTCGCAAGCGCCTCGGTGAAGACGCCGACAATCCGAAGCCGATCAAGTACAAGACGCTCAAGCGCGACTAA
- a CDS encoding DUF4405 domain-containing protein: MVKISRCALDIAMAALTLVLMGGCNFFYEAFDESFDSDLVHETLGVILFVLWVTHLVVNRAWIKGLLKGKYNALRIVRTVINGSVILCVLFLMISGVILSNHVFAWIGIESCTSFARTAHMLASHWYLFFVSLHIGLHLSLFVRGKVAMGVVSVLGVYGIYAFIERGLWKYMTLQQPFFSLDLEHGYLLFTLDYIAIMALFAVVMQLVMLALNRYFYIRNA, from the coding sequence GTGGTTAAAATTTCTCGGTGTGCTTTAGATATTGCGATGGCTGCACTCACCTTGGTTTTAATGGGTGGGTGTAACTTTTTTTATGAGGCTTTCGACGAGTCTTTTGATAGCGACTTGGTTCATGAAACTCTAGGTGTGATTTTATTCGTGCTCTGGGTAACGCATCTTGTTGTGAATCGTGCGTGGATCAAGGGGCTGCTCAAAGGAAAGTACAATGCACTGCGGATTGTGCGGACTGTCATTAATGGCAGTGTTATTTTATGTGTGCTTTTCTTGATGATTAGTGGGGTAATTCTTTCAAATCACGTATTCGCGTGGATTGGTATTGAAAGTTGTACGAGCTTTGCCCGCACGGCGCACATGCTTGCGAGCCATTGGTATTTGTTTTTTGTTTCGCTTCACATTGGGCTTCATTTGTCGCTGTTTGTTCGCGGAAAGGTTGCGATGGGCGTGGTTTCGGTTCTTGGCGTTTATGGAATTTATGCCTTTATCGAACGAGGCTTGTGGAAATACATGACGCTTCAACAACCGTTCTTTTCTTTGGATCTGGAGCACGGATATCTGCTATTTACTTTGGATTACATCGCTATTATGGCGCTATTCGCTGTGGTAATGCAGCTTGTAATGTTGGCTCTGAACAGATATTTCTATATTAGGAATGCATAA